In a genomic window of Methanogenium sp. S4BF:
- a CDS encoding lectin like domain-containing protein — protein sequence MVPIPFYRSTVLLITALILVQGAAALTIEQAPLNPAFVAYTEGLDAGEIDQYSVECCGDSCPTLDTGTPYATGLLPSPAVVVWTDGYTAEADTDTTPFPAHFDLRDEGRVTPVRDQGWCGSCWAFATIGSLESTYLTDSGEAEDLSENNLKNLCSNLYPNGFDNGPCNGGYDFMSAAYFTRGSGPVQDADDPYALPVPSSISPASLSPVLDVRDITFLPPRTGPLDNSAFQQALMDEGAISVGFIVNKSCFADNYTTYYWPGESYAIDGGHGVTLVGWNDTFPKEAFAVEAPGDGAFILKNSWGTGVGEDGYFYISYYDPIICMFVDNEQVFNGDHENYWTAGVLYTSVPADPDVHIYQYDPLGWTTSIGTGASTTFYGANVFTADRYEALTDVSFYTREPETDYTVAIFTNFNTPVGDAAPVAWTNGTCALPGYHTISLPKAVTLLPGEVFSVVLEVFSPTDTHPLVVEMPIEDYSSRATAEAGESYVSDDGKLWEDLTALSRDTNVCIKAHTSPLTVVPRDYATIQAAVNAAVSGDTIIVEAGTYPEALMLNKTVTLFGVGMPLIVPPEDWIGMEIDADNCTISGFSFDGKEGENLAVGISGNDCTLSDTEITGCKFGIYIRAVQGLSLSTSTMHDNSYNLIYWDGYENPGNTIDETVTVNSRPVIYREGVSGETIDASSNAGAVICVNSTDITIRDTTTEAIGDGITLLFCRDVYVENVTANKIFSDGVWASSSENITVHDSSFGPDMYRGIFAEETNGLQAAGNNFAYQNNGAGVSLERGNDFLITNNTMSGDEDSIGVAGNDISGVIVAGNRIEDGTGYGIDIINADMITVSENTMDVTKYGILIGNVERVTASNNAVECNDVGMGMLISVDGAEITGNTVENCSEQAQMILNDSVVRENSFSGSVYPEIFVWYPDGGVHVYRNDFVLTPGDADADISATGIPATDRQFPVMTGVPDRRGDDRLLWHDAFPDTKYHDETFSMTGEISGADAASTDEVQGSVIWQSPTEETYWYNGQAFTRTMGNYWSSYTGTDTTHDGIGDTPFTMYGNETDTCPLVSPIVWYLDENPDSGRDDPSADMATSPALRAGDSATLTFTGTAVQMVTVTAAEGTGRILLTVDPAPNGPDGLTGPVYQYLTAELSGMTDEEVGEAEFSFRVPAAWLRAEGLAPADVALWRFHDGAWQELPTSIIGEEGGWVSFTAITPGFSTFAIAESAGENPVTKTAPAQTGTETADVGITVTAEPANETATEPQVTVAIPEEENTAPAESTATPQKSPPGLIPVIGGMGACAALLFRRR from the coding sequence ATGGTTCCCATTCCGTTTTACAGATCAACAGTTCTGCTCATCACTGCCCTCATCCTCGTACAGGGGGCAGCAGCACTCACAATCGAACAGGCACCGCTCAATCCGGCATTTGTTGCATATACAGAAGGGCTGGATGCGGGTGAGATCGACCAGTATTCCGTCGAATGCTGTGGGGATTCATGTCCGACACTCGATACCGGCACCCCCTATGCAACCGGTCTGCTCCCTTCACCGGCGGTCGTTGTCTGGACGGACGGGTATACGGCAGAGGCGGATACCGACACAACACCATTCCCCGCACACTTTGATCTCCGCGATGAAGGCCGTGTGACCCCGGTCCGTGATCAGGGCTGGTGCGGCAGTTGCTGGGCATTTGCCACAATCGGCTCCCTTGAGTCAACGTATCTGACCGATTCCGGTGAGGCAGAGGACTTATCTGAGAACAATCTGAAGAATCTCTGCTCAAACCTCTACCCCAACGGATTTGATAATGGGCCGTGCAACGGAGGATATGATTTCATGTCCGCCGCTTATTTTACCCGCGGGAGCGGGCCGGTGCAGGATGCAGATGACCCCTATGCACTCCCGGTGCCCTCCTCCATCTCACCCGCCAGTCTTTCACCAGTCCTTGACGTCCGTGACATCACTTTCCTGCCGCCACGAACGGGCCCTCTTGACAACAGCGCGTTTCAGCAGGCACTCATGGACGAAGGTGCTATCTCGGTTGGATTCATTGTGAACAAATCCTGTTTTGCTGACAACTACACCACGTATTACTGGCCGGGCGAGTCATATGCTATCGACGGCGGTCATGGTGTTACGCTTGTCGGGTGGAATGATACCTTCCCGAAAGAGGCCTTTGCCGTTGAGGCGCCGGGTGACGGTGCCTTCATTCTGAAAAACAGCTGGGGCACCGGTGTCGGGGAGGACGGATATTTCTACATCTCATATTATGATCCCATAATCTGCATGTTCGTGGATAATGAACAGGTTTTTAATGGGGATCATGAGAACTACTGGACCGCGGGAGTGCTCTATACCAGTGTTCCGGCAGATCCAGACGTACACATCTACCAGTATGACCCTCTTGGATGGACAACAAGCATCGGCACCGGTGCATCCACCACCTTCTATGGGGCGAATGTCTTCACCGCAGATAGGTATGAAGCACTCACCGATGTGAGCTTCTACACCCGGGAGCCGGAGACGGACTACACCGTAGCCATCTTCACGAACTTCAACACCCCGGTGGGCGACGCCGCACCGGTCGCATGGACAAATGGCACCTGTGCCCTGCCGGGATACCACACCATCTCCCTGCCAAAGGCAGTCACTCTCCTGCCGGGAGAGGTATTCTCGGTAGTCCTTGAAGTCTTCTCCCCGACCGATACTCACCCGCTTGTCGTGGAGATGCCGATTGAGGATTACTCCTCCCGTGCGACAGCAGAAGCAGGCGAGAGTTATGTGAGTGATGACGGGAAGCTATGGGAGGATCTCACCGCACTCTCACGGGACACCAATGTCTGCATCAAGGCGCACACCAGCCCTCTAACCGTCGTCCCACGCGATTATGCAACCATTCAGGCTGCAGTGAATGCCGCAGTATCCGGTGACACCATCATCGTTGAAGCAGGCACCTACCCCGAAGCGCTGATGCTGAACAAAACGGTCACCCTCTTCGGTGTGGGGATGCCGCTTATTGTCCCCCCGGAGGATTGGATTGGCATGGAAATTGATGCGGACAACTGCACCATCTCCGGGTTCTCCTTTGATGGAAAGGAGGGGGAAAACCTTGCCGTGGGTATCTCAGGAAATGACTGCACATTGTCTGACACTGAAATCACCGGCTGCAAGTTCGGCATTTATATCAGGGCCGTGCAGGGCCTCTCCTTATCGACAAGCACAATGCACGACAATTCGTACAATCTCATTTACTGGGACGGATACGAAAACCCCGGCAACACCATTGATGAGACCGTCACGGTGAACAGCCGGCCGGTCATATACCGGGAGGGTGTATCCGGGGAGACCATCGATGCCTCCTCCAACGCAGGAGCCGTCATCTGTGTGAACTCTACGGACATCACCATCCGTGACACCACAACAGAGGCCATCGGAGACGGAATTACCCTCCTCTTCTGCCGGGACGTGTATGTGGAGAATGTAACTGCTAACAAGATATTTAGCGACGGAGTGTGGGCTTCTTCCTCGGAGAATATCACCGTACATGACTCTTCATTTGGTCCGGACATGTATCGTGGCATTTTTGCCGAAGAAACCAACGGACTGCAGGCAGCAGGAAACAATTTTGCATACCAGAACAACGGTGCAGGGGTGTCACTCGAAAGAGGGAATGACTTTCTCATAACAAACAACACCATGAGCGGCGATGAAGACTCAATCGGTGTGGCAGGAAATGATATATCCGGGGTAATTGTGGCCGGAAACAGAATAGAAGACGGCACGGGGTACGGCATCGACATCATAAATGCAGATATGATCACCGTATCCGAAAACACGATGGATGTCACCAAATATGGAATCCTGATTGGAAACGTAGAGAGGGTCACCGCCTCCAACAATGCTGTCGAGTGCAATGACGTGGGAATGGGCATGCTGATCTCAGTCGATGGAGCAGAGATCACCGGCAATACGGTAGAAAACTGCTCAGAACAGGCACAGATGATTCTGAACGATTCCGTGGTGCGGGAAAACTCCTTTTCGGGATCAGTATATCCGGAGATTTTCGTATGGTATCCGGATGGAGGTGTCCATGTATACCGCAATGACTTCGTGCTGACGCCGGGAGATGCAGACGCAGACATTTCTGCCACAGGCATTCCCGCCACAGACAGACAGTTTCCGGTGATGACAGGAGTCCCGGACCGGAGAGGGGACGACAGGTTGTTGTGGCATGATGCATTCCCGGATACAAAATACCATGACGAAACGTTCTCCATGACGGGTGAGATATCAGGAGCGGATGCCGCATCGACAGATGAGGTGCAGGGGAGTGTCATCTGGCAATCACCCACAGAAGAGACTTACTGGTACAATGGGCAGGCATTCACCCGGACGATGGGCAACTACTGGAGTTCCTACACCGGCACCGACACCACCCATGACGGCATCGGGGATACACCCTTCACGATGTACGGAAATGAGACGGACACCTGTCCGTTGGTGAGTCCCATTGTCTGGTATCTGGACGAAAACCCGGATTCAGGACGTGATGACCCTTCAGCTGACATGGCAACATCCCCCGCCCTGCGTGCCGGAGATTCGGCAACCCTCACTTTCACCGGCACAGCGGTGCAGATGGTGACGGTCACCGCAGCGGAAGGGACCGGGAGAATACTCCTTACCGTGGATCCGGCTCCAAACGGCCCGGACGGCCTCACCGGGCCGGTCTACCAGTATCTCACAGCAGAGCTCAGCGGCATGACGGACGAAGAGGTCGGGGAGGCTGAATTCTCATTCCGCGTACCCGCTGCATGGCTGAGGGCAGAAGGGCTCGCTCCGGCGGATGTCGCCTTGTGGCGCTTCCACGACGGGGCATGGCAGGAGCTTCCGACCTCCATCATCGGTGAAGAAGGCGGATGGGTGTCATTCACAGCCATAACGCCGGGCTTCTCCACCTTTGCCATCGCCGAAAGTGCAGGAGAAAACCCGGTGACAAAGACCGCTCCTGCGCAGACCGGAACAGAGACGGCTGATGTCGGCATCACCGTCACTGCAGAACCGGCAAACGAAACCGCCACAGAACCGCAGGTGACGGTTGCCATCCCTGAAGAAGAGAATACTGCCCCGGCAGAAAGCACTGCCACGCCGCAGAAGAGTCCGCCGGGCCTCATCCCGGTCATTGGCGGTATGGGGGCATGCGCTGCCCTGCTCTTCCGGCGACGGTGA
- a CDS encoding DUF2179 domain-containing protein, translating to MDFTFVQDPQFFSLVILPLLIFFARVADVTFGTLRIIFISRGMKLLAPVVAFFEILIWLVAIGQIFQDIGSIVNILAYSAGFAVGNFVGILVEERMAIGLNLIRIITQYDAEDLISALKSGGYGVTAVDGAGKHGPVKLIFLVVKRKDIEEVIGMVQHFNPNAFYTIADVRSAKGGDIPHLYRKPRKRRFGQARKEK from the coding sequence ATGGATTTCACATTTGTTCAGGATCCCCAGTTTTTTTCTCTGGTGATCCTTCCGCTGCTCATCTTCTTCGCCCGTGTCGCAGATGTCACATTCGGGACGCTCCGCATCATCTTCATTTCGCGGGGGATGAAACTGCTTGCCCCCGTTGTCGCCTTCTTCGAGATCCTGATCTGGCTGGTTGCCATCGGACAGATTTTTCAGGATATCGGGAGCATCGTCAATATTCTCGCCTATTCGGCCGGATTTGCGGTCGGCAACTTTGTCGGCATCCTCGTGGAGGAGCGGATGGCAATCGGGCTCAATCTCATCCGGATCATTACCCAGTACGATGCAGAAGACCTGATCTCAGCACTGAAATCCGGTGGATACGGGGTGACCGCCGTGGACGGGGCCGGCAAACACGGTCCGGTAAAGCTGATCTTTCTGGTTGTGAAGCGAAAGGACATTGAAGAGGTGATCGGGATGGTGCAGCACTTCAATCCGAATGCCTTCTACACCATCGCAGATGTCCGTTCCGCGAAGGGAGGGGACATCCCCCATCTCTACCGGAAGCCGCGGAAACGAAGGTTCGGACAGGCCCGGAAAGAGAAATGA
- a CDS encoding DUF523 and DUF1722 domain-containing protein, translating into MVRSFVTPTVVVSRCIEFDHCRWNGDMITSHIVDRLKEFVDFIPVCAEMEMGLGVPRDPIRIVGGKAGEHLIQPATGRDVSDEMTLFAESFLDTLPPVDGFILKNKSPSCGVKEVKVYAGPDKGGSIGKTDGFFARAVLARYPDMPVEDEGRLRNMRIRDHFLTRLYTFSEFQTVQASERLNALVRFHSENKLMLMAHNQTLEREMGRTVANPDRIAPALVLERYREQLIHALSTAPRYTANINVLLHASGYFRDRLNHEEKAFFLDAVQKYREGRVSICAPKNILKAWIVRFGEENLDNQTFFAPYPDQLMELDPLDLDRGRDLWT; encoded by the coding sequence ATGGTAAGGAGTTTTGTAACCCCGACGGTGGTGGTGAGCAGGTGCATCGAATTCGATCACTGCCGGTGGAACGGCGACATGATCACCAGCCATATTGTGGACCGGCTGAAGGAGTTTGTCGATTTTATCCCTGTCTGTGCGGAGATGGAGATGGGCCTCGGGGTGCCGCGTGACCCCATCCGTATCGTCGGCGGCAAAGCAGGTGAGCATCTGATTCAGCCGGCAACCGGACGGGACGTATCAGATGAGATGACCCTGTTTGCGGAGTCGTTTCTCGATACCCTCCCCCCTGTCGACGGGTTTATCCTGAAAAACAAGTCCCCGTCCTGCGGGGTGAAGGAGGTGAAGGTGTATGCAGGCCCGGACAAGGGGGGCAGCATCGGCAAGACGGACGGGTTCTTTGCCCGGGCGGTGCTCGCCCGGTACCCTGACATGCCGGTCGAAGACGAGGGGCGGCTGCGCAACATGCGTATCCGGGACCACTTCCTCACGCGGCTGTACACCTTCTCGGAGTTTCAGACGGTGCAGGCGTCAGAGCGTCTGAATGCCCTTGTCCGGTTCCATTCGGAGAACAAACTGATGCTCATGGCCCATAACCAGACGCTTGAGCGGGAGATGGGCAGAACGGTTGCAAACCCTGACCGTATTGCACCCGCTCTTGTGCTGGAGCGCTATCGTGAACAGCTCATCCATGCACTCTCAACAGCACCGCGCTATACCGCAAACATCAATGTGCTCCTGCACGCGAGCGGCTATTTCCGGGACCGGCTGAATCACGAGGAGAAGGCCTTCTTCCTGGACGCCGTGCAGAAATATCGGGAGGGGCGTGTCTCCATCTGTGCCCCGAAAAATATCCTCAAGGCGTGGATCGTCCGGTTTGGCGAGGAGAATCTTGACAATCAGACGTTCTTTGCCCCGTACCCCGACCAGCTGATGGAGCTTGACCCGCTGGACCTCGACCGCGGCCGCGACCTCTGGACCTAA
- a CDS encoding prenyltransferase has protein sequence MENITEIIRIGRFRFLIAGFLLFSMGTLLAAYRGAAFSLNRFLLGYLTMGLGHLSVSYSNEYFDRDSDRFGTPSAIAGGSGVLVRRPDLAVAAYRLGILLIALSLCAGLIFYILFPDSLSFLALALFGNLLGWYYSAPPLRFVARGWGEAATAIGIGGVVPVMGYLVIAEGIDPAFALFCIPLFCYGCYFIMSVEIPDAEADRRAGKRTLVAIRGRQFGQQVIIISALAATLWYLMLSAFIGGFLAVALFSLIPLAAGIRGYPATQTAVVQNHRMQENVMAVALFCLLADGFLLMNIIP, from the coding sequence ATGGAAAATATTACAGAGATCATACGAATCGGACGTTTTCGCTTCCTTATCGCCGGATTTCTGCTCTTTTCGATGGGGACGCTTCTTGCGGCATATCGGGGTGCCGCCTTTTCCCTGAACCGCTTTCTCTTAGGATACCTGACAATGGGGCTGGGCCATCTCTCGGTCTCCTACAGCAATGAATATTTCGACCGCGATTCAGACCGTTTCGGAACTCCATCGGCGATTGCAGGCGGAAGCGGGGTGCTTGTCCGGCGCCCGGATCTGGCGGTTGCCGCATACCGTCTGGGTATCCTTCTCATTGCCCTCTCGCTGTGTGCGGGCCTGATATTTTACATCCTCTTCCCGGACTCCCTCTCCTTCCTCGCCCTTGCCCTTTTTGGCAACCTGCTTGGCTGGTACTACTCGGCACCCCCTCTCAGGTTTGTGGCACGGGGATGGGGAGAGGCTGCAACCGCCATCGGTATCGGCGGGGTGGTCCCGGTAATGGGCTATCTGGTCATTGCGGAAGGGATAGATCCTGCCTTTGCACTCTTCTGCATCCCGCTTTTCTGCTACGGATGCTATTTTATCATGAGTGTCGAGATCCCGGATGCGGAGGCGGACCGGCGTGCGGGCAAGCGGACCCTCGTGGCGATACGGGGAAGGCAGTTTGGCCAGCAGGTCATCATCATCTCCGCACTTGCTGCGACACTCTGGTACCTGATGCTTTCTGCCTTCATCGGAGGGTTTCTCGCAGTCGCCCTCTTCTCGCTCATCCCCCTTGCCGCCGGCATCCGGGGTTATCCCGCCACACAAACGGCTGTTGTGCAGAACCATCGCATGCAGGAAAATGTCATGGCAGTGGCATTGTTCTGTCTGCTGGCTGACGGATTCCTTCTGATGAACATTATTCCATAA
- a CDS encoding restriction endonuclease, whose protein sequence is MKHVIKADGTRQPYDRYRVMRTARNYGVPDDYVIEVAAEVERHLYDGIRTRDVLRMIHTYARKYQPGVEGRTNVRRAIGMLSPKPDFELYVRALLKGSGYEVEEGRILKGRCGEHEVDAIARKDGITYFVEVKHHHNHHRMTGLDEGRIARAIVEDVQEGYKSGRNHFTIDKAMIVCNTKLSAHAKQYAACWDIKHIGWDNPKEENIASMVANRRLCPITLIKGVNARMRKRLVNAGIVTVGQLLGESPDVVAEKSGIPVEEIRFLADRAKKLEP, encoded by the coding sequence ATGAAACACGTAATCAAGGCGGACGGAACACGCCAGCCCTATGACCGCTACCGGGTGATGCGGACGGCCCGCAATTACGGTGTTCCGGACGACTATGTCATTGAAGTCGCCGCAGAGGTTGAACGGCACCTGTATGACGGCATCCGCACCCGGGATGTCCTGCGCATGATCCACACCTATGCACGCAAATATCAGCCGGGGGTTGAAGGCCGGACAAATGTCCGGAGGGCGATTGGTATGCTCAGTCCGAAACCGGACTTCGAACTCTATGTCCGTGCCCTCTTAAAAGGCTCCGGCTATGAGGTGGAAGAAGGCAGGATACTCAAAGGGCGGTGCGGTGAGCATGAGGTGGATGCCATCGCCCGCAAGGACGGCATCACCTATTTTGTCGAGGTCAAGCACCACCACAACCATCACCGCATGACCGGCCTTGATGAGGGTCGCATCGCACGGGCCATCGTTGAGGATGTGCAGGAAGGTTACAAATCCGGACGAAACCATTTCACCATCGATAAGGCGATGATCGTCTGCAACACCAAACTCTCCGCCCATGCAAAACAGTACGCCGCCTGCTGGGATATCAAACACATCGGCTGGGACAATCCAAAAGAGGAGAATATCGCATCAATGGTTGCCAACCGGAGGCTCTGCCCGATAACGCTCATCAAAGGCGTCAATGCCCGGATGAGAAAGAGACTGGTGAATGCGGGGATTGTGACGGTGGGGCAGCTGCTGGGGGAGTCTCCGGATGTAGTGGCAGAGAAGTCGGGCATCCCGGTAGAGGAGATTCGATTCCTGGCGGACCGGGCGAAGAAGCTGGAACCGTGA